The genomic DNA gaaatgggTGCCAGAGCACGCAAAATAATGTAATTGTTAAAAGACAAGTCGACACTTAACTCCGATGTATACGATCAACAACAAGGACCTTCCGCATCCTGCTCTACATCATCGCCATGATGTAGAAACATCATTAATTAACTCTCCATTAATTAACATTCCATTAATTAATTCTCCTACCAAACAGGCAAGAGtatgatttattaaatattatgaatCTTGACTTTATAAACCAGGATGCACTAGAATTTGTAGTAGAAGAGAATGGACTACTTTCGTATGTAGAACCCAGATGCAATGCTAAGAATGACTTTCATACACCAATTTCAGAACACAACGATGCATCTAGCTTAGGACCAGATGCAGATATCGAAAGTAAAGCCAATGATCAGAATAAAAATCTATCACAAAAGACTGAAGATGCTCAAATTCAGTTTAATGCTGTAACATCTGAACCAGACTATATACCAGAAAACGAAGATATTGTTCCTTATAGTGACACCTTAATTCCCAATGCAGACTATATACCCGAAAGCGAAAATAATGATCCTGACAGTGACACCTTTATTCCCGATCCAGACTATATACCTGATAACACAGACAACAGTGATAGCGATAACGATATGCCTTATGAAGAATTAGTAGAGGGTGAAACCGATTTACAAAATAACGACGCTTCAGGTACCGAACAATATGGAAATATGAATGAAGGACGAAAAAGGACACATAGATCAGTCCAATCTGattggaagaaaaataaaaataaaaaacttagaaTGGAAGATAAACAATACTTGGGATATACAAAGGCAAAAGGAGAAGTAATGAAGCACAACCAAATAAGAGAAGCTCGATCATTTAGTCCGGCTTGTAACTCTGATAGTTGTAAAAGATCCAAAAAACGGATGTGTGAAAAGTTCACAGAAGAAGatagaaaatgtatatttacaaatttttggtcaaaactCAGTTGGGATCAAAGAAAAATGTACGTTATTTCTCATGTTAACAGAACTGTTACACAACGGAAAACGACATTAAATAAGTCTCGACGTGGTGaaccaaataattattctttgacTTTAAAAGATTGTAAGTATGCAGTATGTCGTACGTTGTTTTTAAACACCCTTGGATTAGGTTCATTTACGGTACAAAGTTGGACGAAGAAAGGTGACCATGCTATGAGCATAAATCAAGAAAGTGCTAATTTGAATCGTGCAAGAAATTCCCCCCACGCCGAAGACATTAactatttaaaagattttttgaaacaattgcCAAAATTACCTTCTCACTATAACAGAGCGAATTCTTCAAAACTTTATTTAGAACCAATTTTTAAGTCATTAAAACAACTTTATGACCTGTACTCAGAACATTGCAAGACTGCAGGCGAACACGTTCTTTgaagtaaaacattttataacgAATTTAATCACAGCAATTTTGCACTCTACCAACCGAAAAAAGATCAATGTGATATTTGTGTTACTAATAGAGTTGACAATCTAAGTGACAATAAATACACAGAtcatataaaaagaaaagacagGGTACGTACTGAGAAAGCAAGTGATAAAAGTTTGGCAGAAAAAGGACAATGTATGTATTGTCCAGTTGTTCAAGCCAGCAGCGTCttctttaaaaccaaattaaCATACCAACTTCACAATTTATGACGTGGTTAGTCATCAAAGTACTTGCTACTGGTTTACTGAATGTGATTTAGTTGCTT from Anthonomus grandis grandis chromosome 7, icAntGran1.3, whole genome shotgun sequence includes the following:
- the LOC126738418 gene encoding uncharacterized protein LOC126738418; the protein is MNLDFINQDALEFVVEENGLLSYVEPRCNAKNDFHTPISEHNDASSLGPDADIESKANDQNKNLSQKTEDAQIQFNAVTSEPDYIPENEDIVPYSDTFIPDPDYIPDNTDNSDSDNDMPYEELVEGETDLQNNDASGTEQYGNMNEGRKRTHRSVQSDWKKNKNKKLRMEDKQYLGYTKAKGEVMKHNQIREARSFSPACNSDSCKRSKKRMCEKFTEEDRKCIFTNFWSKLSWDQRKMYVISHVNRTVTQRKTTLNKSRRGEPNNYSLTLKDCKYAVCRTLFLNTLGLGSFTVQSWTKKGDHAMSINQESANLNRARNSPHAEDINYLKDFLKQLPKLPSHYNRANSSKLYLEPIFKSLKQLYDLYSEHCKTAGEHVL